GATGGCGGCCATTTCCGGATCAGCGTCCGGGGTGTCCGGCGATGCTTCGATCAGCCCGACGTGGTTGAAGTCCCAGGCCACCGAGCCGGAAGCCCCCAGTTGGCCCTTGCGGAACGCCACGCGGATTTCCGCGACGGTGCGGTTGATGTTGTCGGTGACGCACTCGACGATCAACGGCACCTGGTGCGGGGCGAAACCTTCGTAGGTGACGCGGTGGTACTGCACGGTTTCACCCAGCAGGCCGGCGCCCTTCTTGATCGCGCGGTCCAGGGTTTCCTTGGGCATCGAGGCCTTCTTGGCCTGCTCCACCACCAGACGCAGGTGAGCGTTGGTCGAGGTGTCCGCACCGTTGCGGGCGGCGATGGTGATTTCTTTCACCAGCTTGCCGAAGATCTTGCCCTTGGCATTGGCTGCCGCTTCTTTATGTTTGACTTTCCACTGTGCGCCCATGACTCACTCTCTACTTTCCATGGCGCCGAAACGTCTACTGGCCGGCGCTTTGGGGGCAGAGTTTATAGCGCAGCAACGCATCGTTCCACCAAAAACCCTCAAGGCGCCAACTCGAAAAACGCCTGAATCAGGCGCAGCGACCGGCGCCGCTCCAGGCAACCGAGCCAGTGCCGGTTCAGCAGGCCATCGGCCAGGATCGGCACGGCGCGTACGCGCGGGTCCTGGCTGACCTCCATCGACGACACCACCCCGACGCCCAACTCGGCCGCAACCGCCTCGGTCACCGCTTCCCGGCTGTCCAGTTCCAGCAGCACCCTGGGTCGCACATCCGCAGCCAGGCACGCATCATCAAAGGTACGCCGCGTGATGGAACCGGGCTCGCGCAGCACCATGATCGCCTCGTTCAACGCCGTCAGGGCAATGCCCTCGGTCTGCTCTGCCCACGGATGCGCGACCGGCACCAGTGCGCAAATACGTGACTCACCCAAGGGATGCAGGTACAGGCCTTTGCGCGGCGCCACTTCGGTCAGCACCGCCACGTCTGCATGTTCGGACAGCAATGCCGCCAGCGCTTCCTGGGCATTACCCAGGCGCAGATTCACCGTGACGCCCGGATAGTGGGCGCGCAGCCGGGCGATCATCGGCATCACCAGGTGCGGGCCGTCCGCCGCCACTTCCAGACGCCCGGTGAGCAATTGGCGGTTGGCTTCGAGCATGGCCTGGGCCTCATCCACCAGGCCGAAGATGGCCCGGGTGATGGCCGCCAGGCGGGCGCCCTCCTCGGTCAACTCGACCCGCCGCGCGGTGCGGCGCAGCAACGGGATCTGGTAGTGCTCCTCCAGCGCCTTGATGTGCCCGGTCACCGCCGGCTGGCTGATGAACAGCCGGGCGGCCGCACGGGTAAAACTGCCCTCACGGGCCACCGCATCGAATGCGCGCAGTTGGAACAGGTTCATAATCATCGGCCTCACTGATAGCTCGCATAACAACAAACAATTTGATTGATGACAAGCCAAACTGCAATTTAGGCGCCGTAGAGTCGACCCGTTGTTTTACGAGGACCCGAGATGACCCCTGCCGCACCACTTCTGCTGACCCCAGGCCCGCTGACCACGTCCAACCGTACCCGTCAGGCGATGATGGTGGATTGGGGTTCCTGGGATGAGCGTTTCAACCAACTCACCGCCAGCGTGTGCGAGCATTTGCTGGCGATCATCCATGGCGCCGACAGCCACCATTGCGTGCCGTTGCAAGGCAGCGGCACTTTTGCCGTCGAAGCCGCCATCGGCACCCTCGTGCCGCGTAACGGCAAGGTGCTGGTGCTGATCAACGGCGCCTACGGCAAGCGCCTGGCGAAGATCTGTGAAGTGCTCGGCCGCACGTACAGCATCTTTGAAACCCCGGAAGACCAACCCACCACCGCTGCCGATGTGGACCGTCTGCTGCACGCCGACGCGGCGATCACCCATGTCGCGCTGATCCACTGCGAAACCAGCACCGGCATTCTCAATCCGCTGGCGCAGATCGCCGAGGTGGTCAAACGCCACGGCAAGCGCTTGATCATCGACGCCATGAGTTCCTTCGGCGCGCTGCCGATCGATGCGCGCCAAGTGCCCTTCGACGCATTGATCGCAGCCTCCGGCAAATGCCTGGAAGGCGTGCCGGGCATGGGCTTTATCTTCGCCGAAAAGACCGTGCTGACCGCAGCGCAAGGTAACAGTCATTCCCTGGCAATGGACCTGTTCGACCAGCACAGCTACATGGCGCGCACCGGCCAGTGGCGCTTCACCCCGCCCACCCACGTGGTCGCCGCCCTGCACGAAGCGCTGTTGCAATACCACGAAGAAGGCGGCCTGCCCGCCCGCCACCAACGCTACGCCACCAACTGCCGCACGCTCCTGGACGGCATGGCCGAACTGCGCCTGCGCAGCTTCCTGCCGGCGGCGATCCAGGCGCCGATCATCGTCACCTTCCACGCACCGAAAGACCCGCGCTACCAGTTCACGGACTTTTACGAACGGGTCAAGGCCAAGGGTTTCATCCTCTATCCGGGCAAATTGACCCAGGTGGACACCTTCCGCGTGGGCTGTATCGGCCATGTCGATACGACCGGCATGCGCGCGGCGGTCGAGGCCATCGCCGAGGCGCTGCAGGAAATGGACGTGCTGGACATTTGATTGCCCCCTTACACAGGACCCGCATCATGAACTATCAGAACCCCACCACCCTCCAGGCCGTCATCCTCGACTGGGCCGGCACCGTGGTCGACTTCGGCTCCTTTGCCCCGACGCAGATTTTTGTCGAAGCCTTCGCCGAGTTTGGCGTACAGGTGTCCATCGAAGAAGCCCGTGGCCCGATGGGCATGGGCAAGTGGGACCACATTCGCACCCTCTGCGACCAGCCGCAGGTCGCCGAGCGATATCGCAAGGCCTTCGGCCGCACGCCGACCGACGAAGACGTGAGCGCGATCTATCAACGCTTCATGCCGCTGCAGATCGAAAAAATCGCCGAACACTCGGCCCTCATCCCAGGCGCCCTCGACACCCTCGCCGGCGTGCGTGCCCAGGGCATCAAGATCGGCTCCTGCTCCGGTTACCCCAAACAAGTGATGGACAAGGTGGTCGCCCTGGCCGCCAGCAACGGCTACGTGGCCGACCATGTGGTTGCCACCGACGAAGTGCCCAATGGCCGCCCGTGGCCGGCGCAGGCGCTGGCTAACGTGATCGCGCTGGGCATTGACGATGTGGCGGCGTGCGTGAAAGTCGACGACACGGTGCCGGGTATCCTCGAAGGCCGACGCGCAGGCATGTGGACGGTGGCGCTGACCTGTTCCGGCAACGCCCTGGGCCTGAACCATGAGCAATTCCGGGCGCTGGACAGCGCCACACTGGCCATCGAGCGCCAGCGTATCGAAGCGATGTTCGAAGGCTCACGCCCGCACTACCTGATCGACACCATTACCGATCTGCCGCAGGTGATCGCTGATATCAACGCACGCCTGGCTCGCGGAGAAATGCCGCAAAGCCACTGATGAAGGTCAATGCAGCGGCATTCACAACAGGCGAAGCGCTTAAAACAGGCATACAGTTAACCCACTCCGTCAAAGAGCGGAGGTATGCCCCTGATGAGTGAGGAACCCAACGATGCCGTGGAAAAATTCCGATACGCGCTACAGCACCATGTCGATTGCATTGCACTGGTTGATGGTGGTGCTGCTGGCGGTGGTCTACGCCTGCATTGAGTTGCGCGGCCAGTTCCCCAAAGGCAGCGGTGCACGCACGCTGATCGTCGAGATGCACTTTATGTTCGGCCTCACCGTGTTTGTGCTGGTGTGGCTGCGCCTGTTCGCCCGCAGCCTGGGCGTGGCGCCGAAGATCGTGCCGGCGCCGCCGCCATGGCAGCGCCTGTTGGCGACCCTGACCCACTTCGCGCTGTATGCCTTGATGATCGGCATGCCGATTGCCGGCTGGCTGATCGTCAGTGCCGAGGGGCATTCGGTGATGTTCTATGGGATGGAATTGCCGCCGCTGATCGCTGAAAACAAGTCACTGGCCAAGGAGATCGAAGGCTGGCATGTGCTGTTTGGCCAAATTGGTTACTGGCTGATCGGGCTGCATGCGTTGGCGGGAATCTTTCATCACTACGTGCTGCGCGATAACACAGCGCTGAGAATGATGCCGGGTGGGAGGGGACTTGCTTCCGGTGGCGTTGAGTCAGCGGGCACATTCATCGAGTGATACACCTTATCGGGCGCAAGCCCTGATGCCAGTCAGTTAAGGCTTTTTGTAGGAGCGAGCTTGCTCGCGAAAAACTCACAGGCGCCGCGTTCAATCAGGAAGCACGCGTTATCGTTGACGTCTTTCGCGAGCAAGCTCGCTCCTACAGAGGGCGACGTTCGCTTGACTGACTGGCATCAGGGCAAGGCCCCTCCCGCAAAGGCATTGAAACCTCGGCGGCCTTGCAGGCCGCCGGTGTGGATGAAGATCAAGCGAGCGCCGGGGGCGAAGCGTCCGGCCTCGATCTGTTGCTTCAATGCCAGCAGCGTTTTGCCGGTGTAGAGCGGCTCCAGCGGCACACCGCTGGCCTGTTCGGTGCGTTCGATAAAATCGAGCAGCAGCGGATCGACCTTGGCAAAGCCGCCTCGGCTGGCGTCGATCAGTTCGTAACCGTTGTGCACCATCGCACTTACGTTCTGCGCGACACCGTGATCGTCCGGCACTGCCAAGGCGCCGTACACAATATGCCTGCCCGCCTCGGCCAGTGCCAAGCCGGCCAGGGTCGTCCCGGTACCGGCTGCCAGCCACCAGGCGTCGTAATCCGCCCAACCGAGCTGGCTCAACTGCGCCTGCGCCTGCTCGACCAGCACCCCGCAGCCCAGCGCACCGGCCAGCCCGCCGCCGCCTTCGGGTACCGGATGGAGATGGGGATACTGTTCGCGCCAAGGCAACCAGAAATCCGGCTCATGGCGTGCGCGATAGCCGCCGTATCCGAGCCAATGCAATTGCATGCCGAACGCCCTGAGGTCGAGCACGGTGGGTGTGTCTTGAGGATGGCCGCGCAACAGGCCGACCGTTGGAAAGCCAAAGCGCTTGCCTGCCGCCGCCAGTGCGTGCAGATGGTTGGAGTAAGATCCGCCGAGGCTGATGACCCCGGTGGCCCCCGCGTGTCGTGCCTGGTTCAGGTGTTCGGTGAGCTTGAACCACTTGTTGCCGCTGATCAGCGGATCGATACGGTCCAGGCGCAGCACCGCCAACTCGATCCCGTTCAGCCAATCGAGCTGCACAGGTTCAAGGGGTGCGCGGGGCAGCCAGTCGAAAGGGCCCATCGAGAGGTATCTGAATGAAAAAGAGGCGGTAGTCTACCACCGCCCCTCTTCGGCGACTTACAGCTCGGCAGCCAGGCGCGAACCCTGGTTGATGGCGCGCTTGGCGTCCAGCTCGGCTGCCACATCGGCACCGCCGATCAGGTGCACGTTCTGCCCGACGGCGACCAGGCCGTCATGCAGCTCGCGCAGCGGGTCCTGGCCGGCACAGATGACGATGTTGTCCACCGCCAGCACCTGGGTTTCGCCCTCGGCGCCGATGCGGATATGCAGGCCTTCATCATCGATCTTCAAGTATTCC
This genomic stretch from Pseudomonas orientalis harbors:
- a CDS encoding YebC/PmpR family DNA-binding transcriptional regulator, translating into MGAQWKVKHKEAAANAKGKIFGKLVKEITIAARNGADTSTNAHLRLVVEQAKKASMPKETLDRAIKKGAGLLGETVQYHRVTYEGFAPHQVPLIVECVTDNINRTVAEIRVAFRKGQLGASGSVAWDFNHVGLIEASPDTPDADPEMAAIEAGAQDFEDGEEAGTTLFITETTDLDAVQKALPEQGFTVLSAKLGYLSKNPVSGLTDEQMAEVEAFLEGLDNHDDVQDMFVGLAG
- a CDS encoding LysR substrate-binding domain-containing protein — encoded protein: MNLFQLRAFDAVAREGSFTRAAARLFISQPAVTGHIKALEEHYQIPLLRRTARRVELTEEGARLAAITRAIFGLVDEAQAMLEANRQLLTGRLEVAADGPHLVMPMIARLRAHYPGVTVNLRLGNAQEALAALLSEHADVAVLTEVAPRKGLYLHPLGESRICALVPVAHPWAEQTEGIALTALNEAIMVLREPGSITRRTFDDACLAADVRPRVLLELDSREAVTEAVAAELGVGVVSSMEVSQDPRVRAVPILADGLLNRHWLGCLERRRSLRLIQAFFELAP
- a CDS encoding 2-aminoethylphosphonate--pyruvate transaminase, which gives rise to MTPAAPLLLTPGPLTTSNRTRQAMMVDWGSWDERFNQLTASVCEHLLAIIHGADSHHCVPLQGSGTFAVEAAIGTLVPRNGKVLVLINGAYGKRLAKICEVLGRTYSIFETPEDQPTTAADVDRLLHADAAITHVALIHCETSTGILNPLAQIAEVVKRHGKRLIIDAMSSFGALPIDARQVPFDALIAASGKCLEGVPGMGFIFAEKTVLTAAQGNSHSLAMDLFDQHSYMARTGQWRFTPPTHVVAALHEALLQYHEEGGLPARHQRYATNCRTLLDGMAELRLRSFLPAAIQAPIIVTFHAPKDPRYQFTDFYERVKAKGFILYPGKLTQVDTFRVGCIGHVDTTGMRAAVEAIAEALQEMDVLDI
- the phnX gene encoding phosphonoacetaldehyde hydrolase; the encoded protein is MNYQNPTTLQAVILDWAGTVVDFGSFAPTQIFVEAFAEFGVQVSIEEARGPMGMGKWDHIRTLCDQPQVAERYRKAFGRTPTDEDVSAIYQRFMPLQIEKIAEHSALIPGALDTLAGVRAQGIKIGSCSGYPKQVMDKVVALAASNGYVADHVVATDEVPNGRPWPAQALANVIALGIDDVAACVKVDDTVPGILEGRRAGMWTVALTCSGNALGLNHEQFRALDSATLAIERQRIEAMFEGSRPHYLIDTITDLPQVIADINARLARGEMPQSH
- a CDS encoding cytochrome b, which codes for MPWKNSDTRYSTMSIALHWLMVVLLAVVYACIELRGQFPKGSGARTLIVEMHFMFGLTVFVLVWLRLFARSLGVAPKIVPAPPPWQRLLATLTHFALYALMIGMPIAGWLIVSAEGHSVMFYGMELPPLIAENKSLAKEIEGWHVLFGQIGYWLIGLHALAGIFHHYVLRDNTALRMMPGGRGLASGGVESAGTFIE
- a CDS encoding 1-aminocyclopropane-1-carboxylate deaminase/D-cysteine desulfhydrase: MGPFDWLPRAPLEPVQLDWLNGIELAVLRLDRIDPLISGNKWFKLTEHLNQARHAGATGVISLGGSYSNHLHALAAAGKRFGFPTVGLLRGHPQDTPTVLDLRAFGMQLHWLGYGGYRARHEPDFWLPWREQYPHLHPVPEGGGGLAGALGCGVLVEQAQAQLSQLGWADYDAWWLAAGTGTTLAGLALAEAGRHIVYGALAVPDDHGVAQNVSAMVHNGYELIDASRGGFAKVDPLLLDFIERTEQASGVPLEPLYTGKTLLALKQQIEAGRFAPGARLIFIHTGGLQGRRGFNAFAGGALP